GACGTACTTGTCGCGGAGGACGCGCTTGAGGATCTTGCCGTTGGTGTTCTTCGGCAGTTCGTCCACCGTCTTCCACACCTTCGGCGTCTTGTAGCCGGCGAGGCGCTCGCGGACGGCCGACTCCAACGCGGCGAAGTCGACCTCGCGGCCCTCCTCCGGCACCACGAACGCGCCGACGACCTCGCCCCACTTCTCGTCGGGCAGGCCGACGACCGCGACCTCGGCGACGCCGTCGCAGCCCAGCAGGACGGTCTCGATCTCGCGGGGGTAGATGTTCGCCGCCCCGGAGATGATGAGGTCCTTCTTGCGGTCGACGATGGTGATGAAGCCCTCCTCGTCGCGGACGGCGACGTCGCCGGAGGTCAGGTAGCCGTCCGGCCGGATCGCCGCGGCGGTGGACTCCGGGTCGTCCAGGTAGCCGATCATGTTGTACGGGGAGTAGCCGAACAGCTCGCCCGGCTCGCCCGGCCCGACCTCCCGGCCCTCCTCGTCGAGGAGCTTCACGTCGGTCATGAACCAGGGGTGCCCGACCGACCCGGCTTTGCGCAGTGCGTCGGCCGGACGCAGGTTCGTCACGACGCCCGCCTCGGTGGAGCCGTAGATCTCGTGCACGCCGACGTGCGGAAACGCCTCGATCACCCATTCCTTCAGCGGCACCGGCAGCGCGGCGGCGTTGAAGTAGAAGGTCTCCAGGCTCGACAGGTCCCACCTGCGCGGCGAGTGGTCCATGACCTCCCGCAGCATCTGCGCGTGCGTGGGCACCAGGAAGACCGTCTGAATCCGGTCGCGTTCGATCATGTCGAGCAGCCGTTCGGGGTCCCAGCGCGACAGCATCGACACCTGGCCGCCCATGAACGGGCCCGCGTAGGCGAAGCAGAACCCGGCGCCGAGCGCCATCGGCGCGACGGCGGCGGTGCGCTTGCCGGGGCCCAACCCGAAGTCGACGGCGCAGCCGAACATGGTCAGCACCCGGGACCGGTGGGTGAGCAGCGCGCCCTTCGGATTGCCCGTCGTCCCGGACGTGTACTGCACGCAGAACGGCTCCATCTCGTCGACCTCGACGCGCGGGTCGACCGCCCGCGCGTCGGCGAGGGCTTTCTCGTAGGGGCGGCCCCAGCTCTGCGAGCCGAGGGAGAGGGCGAGTCGCAGGTCCTCCGCGATGTCCGGGACGTTGTCCTCGAACGCGGAGTCGGCGATCAGGCCGGC
The sequence above is drawn from the Actinomadura hallensis genome and encodes:
- a CDS encoding class I adenylate-forming enzyme family protein — translated: MAQMNIAGGIREFAIATPGATAVVDGDRRATFAEVDDRSNRVASLLIDAGFRPGDRVAVLLGNQAEYVEVAAGAAKAGVAMVPLNPRGTAAEHGSLITRSGAAGLIADSAFEDNVPDIAEDLRLALSLGSQSWGRPYEKALADARAVDPRVEVDEMEPFCVQYTSGTTGNPKGALLTHRSRVLTMFGCAVDFGLGPGKRTAAVAPMALGAGFCFAYAGPFMGGQVSMLSRWDPERLLDMIERDRIQTVFLVPTHAQMLREVMDHSPRRWDLSSLETFYFNAAALPVPLKEWVIEAFPHVGVHEIYGSTEAGVVTNLRPADALRKAGSVGHPWFMTDVKLLDEEGREVGPGEPGELFGYSPYNMIGYLDDPESTAAAIRPDGYLTSGDVAVRDEEGFITIVDRKKDLIISGAANIYPREIETVLLGCDGVAEVAVVGLPDEKWGEVVGAFVVPEEGREVDFAALESAVRERLAGYKTPKVWKTVDELPKNTNGKILKRVLRDKYVP